Part of the Natrialbaceae archaeon AArc-T1-2 genome, TCGGATTCTCGAACGCTCAACGCCTTCCGGATGATTACCGGCAGAGGATCCTCCGGAACAACATTTACGGGGTTGATCTGGACTACCAGGCGACTGAAATCGCGTCAGTAAACCTGTTGCTAAAGGCGTTGAAGAAAGACGAGAAACTCCCGACGATCCTTGAGGATAACATCAAACAGGGGAACAGCCTGTTGAACGGTTCTCCCGACGAAGTAGCCGACGTAATGGGTATTTCCGAGGAGGAAGCAGAGGAACTCGGGGCCTTAGATTGGGAAAACAAGTTCGACGACGTCTTCGAGGAAAACGGTGGTTTCGACGTTATCGCCGGGAACCCGCCGTGGGGAGCCGACATTGACGAGATCGACGCGTGGTTAGAAAGTGAGGAAGAGTACGACCTCGCTGTTAACCAGTACGACTCGTACGAGTTGCTCATCGAGTTAGGTGACGATCTGTTAACCGAGAATGGGACACTTGGGTTCATTATCCCTGATTCGATTTTCAACGAGGATTCCGTTCCGTTGCGACGCTGGTTAGTCGATGAACGCCAGTTAGACCGGGTTCACAAGCTCGGTGAAGGCGTGTTCCCGGACGTTTGGGCGGCGACAGCGATTGTACAGTACACGATCGCGGATCCGGATCCGGAGAACGAAGTCGAAGTCTCGCTACTCCAGAAAGAAGATCGAGAGACGATGATGGGTTCCGGCGGGGAAGCTCTCGGTAGCGTTGTCGGGAAGAAAAGCCACGTGACGCTACAGAAGCGCTTCCAAGAAGCGGACGGGTACACGTTCGACGTGTGGGCGTCCGAAGAAGATCACCGGATCATGGAGGCAATGACGACCGGTACAGTCGATTGGAGCGATGTGCTCGATAATGGGCGCGGTGACGAGATCGGTAAAGACGGCGAAGTGATGAAATGTCCGTACTGCATGGAATGGGATACGTTCCCGCAGAGTCGAGCGAAATCGAAAGGCGGTGGGTACTACTCGAAAACGTGCACTCACTGCGGTGAAGAGTACGAATTCGAAGAAGCCGTCACGACGAAAGAGATCATTCAACCGACCGAGACCGAGGACTGTGATTTACCGATTTACTTCGGTGAGCACGTAAGCCGATACCGGACGGAAGGTAGCGCGTTCATTGACGCGGATATCGACGGGATTGGTCTCAAAGACGATTGGCGATTCGAACCACCGAAGCTGCTGATTCGAGAGGCAGGTGTAGGGTTCTATGCGACGGTTGATTACACTGACGCGCGGTGCCTGAAGTCGGTCATGTCGTTCCGACCGTTAGAAGACCCGGAGGAACCGTACGACCAGTACGATTTAGAGTATTTCTTAGGGTTCCTGAACACGCGAGCGATGCTGTACTACTACGCGAAGCGGAAAGGGATCGTTGAGTGGCAGTCGTACCCGCGACACCCTCAGTCGTTCATCATGTCTCTCCCCATCCCGGCGGTTGACTTTGATGATGAGGACGAGGTTGAAGCGTACGAGGAGTTTGTCGAGTTAGTGCGTGAAGCGATCGAGTCTGACGGGAAGGTCGACGAAGACCTTGATTGGGAAATCGAGAAGCGAGCGCTCGATCTGTACGGGATCCAGGATGAGAACCGTCCGCGGATTTGGAATGAGCTCAAGGAATTGCAGCGACTCCGGATTGTACGAGAATTGTTCCCGGATGGCGGTGACGAAGACGACGATTAGTTGACGGGGACTAAGTCTCGGTGTCTGAATTGAACTGGGAGTACGTCACCCGACTCGACAGCGCGTACGCGATACGAGAGCCGGTCTAAGCCCCGACCGGTCTCACTACCTAAGTCATCCTCGAAAACGTCCACGACGACGCACTCGGCACCGTGGAATCGATTGTCCGGATCCTCACTCCCAAGGTACACGCTGACTTTGTCCCCAGTTGAGTACGGTTCCGAGGACGGTTGCGGAATATCTTCCATACTGCGTTTTGACCCTAACCCGTCTTAAGGGATAGTAGCCCTTAGTATCAGTTAGAAGGGGAGCCGGTTGGGTCGTCGCCCCTTCTGGAATCGTGGTTGAGCAAGGTAATACGGGTGGGAGTCCCGGGCGGAGATGTCAACTCCGCCGTTTGCTTGCGACCGGGCGGGTGCTTGTCCCCGCTCGCTGTTTTCAAAGACTCAGTGAGGTGTGGTTGTAGTTTTGTAGTCGGGAACAGGCGTTTCAAACCTTGTAACGCATACAAACGGACGTTTCAAACGTCACATATTGAACGCGTCACGCCTCAACTCTCGCTTCTGCTGTTCCGATCGAACGTCGTAATGATCCGAAATCACTCTCTCGCTCACGTCGAACCTCGAAGCTAAGAGAGATGGATCATGTCCTTGGTCGAGCCAAGCGGTGATTGACGATCGGCGGATATCGTGAGGGGAGACAGCTTTCTCGCACTTCGAGGAGTAATCCGCACAGTCACACGTTGAAGAGTAATCCGAACAGTCCGTGAGACGATACACTCGACGACGAATCGTTGATCGAGCCATTCTACCGTACCGAGTCGTGAGTAGACTAGATCGGTTGAAGTCGTCAGTAGAGTCGATCCGGCGATCCTCGATGTAATGTTTGAGGAGAGAACATACCCACCCGTGCAGATTCACTTCCCTTTCTGACCCGACTTTGTTCTTGAGGGGAGTGTGGGTCTCTGGCCGGTGGTTGAGTTCGATATACATTTCGTCGAGATGCAAATCCTTTAGATCGAGTGATCTGAGCGCGCCGATCCGTACTCCCGCTGTCCAGCAAAGCGCCAGGATTACGTGGTCGATCGACGCGTACTCGTAGCGCTCTAGCTCATCGAGGAGTGCCCCCGCCCGGTCAGCCGAGATTGATCGGTCGCGCGCTTTACCCCCGCGAGTCGGGAGTACAATCGATTCGGACAGATCGTTCCCGGGAACTCCCGACCAACCCATTCTCTCGACGAAACGGAGGAACAGGCGAACGACGCTTAGCTGGTTGTACATCGTATTACTGTTAATCTCGTCAGCCCGTGCGCGGCGGAAGCGAGAGATGTGAATCGGTTCGATCGACTGTAGTCGACTCACCCCCACGCGCTCACACCAGAGACGGAATTGCTTTAGCTGATAGCGATGGTTTTGAATCGAACTCGCAGAGAGTTCCGTCGATCGTTCAGTCAGGTACGCTTCAATCGCTTCTTGAGGTGTTACGTCGGTCATGGTCTTACGACCGACTGGATGCGCCGTCACACGGTCCGTGAGCGAGCGCGCCGAGACTTGTGATCTATTCGAGGCTACAGCCAGCCCCCTTCACCTGTAGTCGGAAGCCCGCGCAGCGAAGCGAGCAGGAACCGATATCGGCAGTCGGTGGAAGCGGAGCGCAGCGCCGAAGGCGCGAGCACCGAACCGCGAAACCGCGTGGAGCGAAGACCGAATCCTGCCCCAACCCACTCGCTCACTTCGTTCGCGAGAACCCACAGATAGCGTAGGGACGTTTATAGGTAGTTCCAGCATTGACAAGCTAGATTCCCTCAAGTCCCCCTATCGGGGGTCGTCGCCGTTGTGCGGTTATACAAAATGCTTTGTTGAATAGCTGCTGAACGATGGTTAGAGTGGCTCACAGAGCTTTTCTATGTTGATGATGGCGAACATGAGGACAATTTCACGGAACTGTCGATACCAGCCCAGCGCTCGCACGGCATCGCCGAGCGAGCGCTTCGTTGTCGAGTACGACGTTTCGGCCATCCAGCGCTGAGCGTAGCCTTTTGTCCGGATAAGCGTGTTGTTCCCTGTCGTGAGTGGTTTCGATCCACGCTGTAAGATCAGTGGTTCGACACCGAGGGCGTAGAACTCGTATTTGGTGTGCCAGTTGTGGAAGGCTTTGTCAGCAGCGACGGAAAGCAGGTCGTCCGCGTTCCGGCGGACGACCTGCGGCCCTGTCTTCGTATCGTGTTTCCACCGGGCTGAGATATGAACGTCAAGAACTGCAAGAGACTCTACATCGGTTAATGTGGTCACTTTCAGCGTCTGCACGCTATTCCCGGATCGCTGACGGTAATACGATGATGCAGCGTGTCGGTCGAAGAACGTACTGTCGAGAGCGACGTGTCCAGACTGCGGGTGTTGCTGCGCTGAAACGCGCAGCAACGCCCGCCACACCCACATTTTCAGCCGATCGAACGACTTGTAGATCGTGCTGTAATCCGGCAACTCGTCCTGATCGAGGCCAAGTACGTCACGAACCTCAGACATGTACTTCAGCCGGTTCGGCGTTTCACGGTAGCTATGGCCCTCTTCGAGCCGAAAACAGTGCAAAACGACATGTACCCAGCGGGCGAACCCGCCGCTGGCGGGCTCGCCCGCGTGCTTCCCCAACGCTTGTTTGGCTAGGTCTCGACACTGCTCAACGAAGTCGAGGATATCGATTTCCATACCAACCTCGATTTCCTCGACTTCATCCTTCTAACCCGTGATATCAGCTGATTAGATCGCTCTTCAACAGAGCACGATCTTCGGTATCGATATCCGT contains:
- a CDS encoding Eco57I restriction-modification methylase domain-containing protein, with the protein product MSAEQLIDDIDADRIESLADRYQSLSKYERAQMNEATIRQQYINPLIRALGWDTTSDQVLPEQRTLTGDADYALSLNGREQFFIEAKRPAKSLDDTRRVRGEEQSFAVQAIDYAWHQGCDWAVLTNFEELRLYFSHVPKDRVDEGLVFELSVDEYATEDGLEKLSKISKAAVRNGSLDALERTRQRDTVTDEILNVLSKARIQLTTDVHESHPELSMDELREGVQRILDRLVVMRVAEDRSIIPRDTLLKMTESWEETTINRDVRMLVRDLKNAFRDFDSVYNSELFAEHPCENFEIDNEVLQDVIEDLYEYNFSHIDADVLGSIYEDYLGHAIEDQEDDQDLELISQQDERKEGGVYYTPVPVVEYIVEATLGERLDSIMADVKAELDGDEPDFEAARKHFDEIEDIRFLDVTCGSGSFLIKAYDLFESCYDEFKGLVNDAKEDGELFGFSNAQRLPDDYRQRILRNNIYGVDLDYQATEIASVNLLLKALKKDEKLPTILEDNIKQGNSLLNGSPDEVADVMGISEEEAEELGALDWENKFDDVFEENGGFDVIAGNPPWGADIDEIDAWLESEEEYDLAVNQYDSYELLIELGDDLLTENGTLGFIIPDSIFNEDSVPLRRWLVDERQLDRVHKLGEGVFPDVWAATAIVQYTIADPDPENEVEVSLLQKEDRETMMGSGGEALGSVVGKKSHVTLQKRFQEADGYTFDVWASEEDHRIMEAMTTGTVDWSDVLDNGRGDEIGKDGEVMKCPYCMEWDTFPQSRAKSKGGGYYSKTCTHCGEEYEFEEAVTTKEIIQPTETEDCDLPIYFGEHVSRYRTEGSAFIDADIDGIGLKDDWRFEPPKLLIREAGVGFYATVDYTDARCLKSVMSFRPLEDPEEPYDQYDLEYFLGFLNTRAMLYYYAKRKGIVEWQSYPRHPQSFIMSLPIPAVDFDDEDEVEAYEEFVELVREAIESDGKVDEDLDWEIEKRALDLYGIQDENRPRIWNELKELQRLRIVRELFPDGGDEDDD
- a CDS encoding tyrosine-type recombinase/integrase, whose translation is MTDVTPQEAIEAYLTERSTELSASSIQNHRYQLKQFRLWCERVGVSRLQSIEPIHISRFRRARADEINSNTMYNQLSVVRLFLRFVERMGWSGVPGNDLSESIVLPTRGGKARDRSISADRAGALLDELERYEYASIDHVILALCWTAGVRIGALRSLDLKDLHLDEMYIELNHRPETHTPLKNKVGSEREVNLHGWVCSLLKHYIEDRRIDSTDDFNRSSLLTTRYGRMARSTIRRRVYRLTDCSDYSSTCDCADYSSKCEKAVSPHDIRRSSITAWLDQGHDPSLLASRFDVSERVISDHYDVRSEQQKRELRRDAFNM
- a CDS encoding IS5 family transposase; its protein translation is MEIDILDFVEQCRDLAKQALGKHAGEPASGGFARWVHVVLHCFRLEEGHSYRETPNRLKYMSEVRDVLGLDQDELPDYSTIYKSFDRLKMWVWRALLRVSAQQHPQSGHVALDSTFFDRHAASSYYRQRSGNSVQTLKVTTLTDVESLAVLDVHISARWKHDTKTGPQVVRRNADDLLSVAADKAFHNWHTKYEFYALGVEPLILQRGSKPLTTGNNTLIRTKGYAQRWMAETSYSTTKRSLGDAVRALGWYRQFREIVLMFAIINIEKLCEPL